Proteins from one Triticum aestivum cultivar Chinese Spring chromosome 7A, IWGSC CS RefSeq v2.1, whole genome shotgun sequence genomic window:
- the LOC123147816 gene encoding transcription factor bHLH144: MQGDPGYGYGGYGAGYGYGYGGGYGAGYDMAGYGNGAGGAYYTNDRYPAAAPPAYEDPLAGRRQHDFPAPLTGLEFQPSDTCPKNYVIFDQTYDRSRVMYHPSLANNFGSSGGYDQQHCNNGGYDQNYVGKSTYYGGDQDGGECSIRQKEDTDEIDALMSSGDGDEEDDVLSTGRTPACRGGGSPDSTCSSGYVVSVSPTGNATGAGGGGERKKERMKKMMKTLKGIIPGGDRMDTPAVLDEAVRYLKSLKVEVKKLGVRGSRS, encoded by the coding sequence ATGCAGGGAGATCCAGGCTACGGGTACGGTGGCTACGGCGCCGGCTACGGGTACGGCTATGGCGGTGGCTACGGCGCCGGCTATGACATGGCCGGGTACGGCAACGGAGCCGGAGGAGCGTACTACACCAACGACCGGTACCCCGCGGCGGCGCCGCCTGCCTATGAGGACCCGCTCGCCGGTCGGAGGCAGCACGACTTCCCGGCTCCGCTCACCGGGCTCGAGTTCCAGCCGTCGGATACCTGCCCCAAGAACTACGTCATCTTTGATCAGACCTATGACCGGAGCAGGGTGATGTACCACCCGTCGCTGGCCAACAACTTCGGCTCCTCCGGGGGCTACGACCAGCAGCACTGCAACAACGGCGGCTACGATCAGAACTACGTCGGCAAGAGCACCTACTACGGCGGCGACCAGGACGGCGGCGAGTGCTCAATCCGGCAGAAGGAGGACACCGACGAGATCGACGCGCTGATGAGCTCcggggacggcgacgaggaggacgacgtGCTGAGCACGGGTCGCACGCCCGCGTGCCGCGGAGGGGGCTCGCCGGACTCCACCTGCTCCTCCGGGTACGTGGTGAGCGTCAGCCCGACTGGCAACGCCaccggcgccggcggaggcggcgagaggaagaaggaacggatgaagaagatgatgaagacgcTCAAGGGGATCATCCCCGGCGGCGACCGGATGGACACGCCCGCCGTCCTGGACGAGGCCGTCAGGTACCTCAAGTCGCTCAAGGTGGAGGTGAAGAAGCTCGGGGTGCGCGGATCAAGAAGCTAG